In Abditibacteriaceae bacterium, one genomic interval encodes:
- a CDS encoding HAD family phosphatase — MNTHIEAVLFDNDGVIANSEELWTEIDTQFLSEHGIAYAGEHKTNIIGTSFPSAVGFYRNRYGLQPSIEELVQRRHAIADDFYTSRIELFPDVTHVLKTLHARGIRIALGTSAIRALAEPFLQRHGIHHYFDAITTGDDVAHGKPAPDIYLNAAEKLGVAPANCLVVEDALAGVEAGKSAGMRVAAIPDERWNDVTKYHGYADFVMKNLGEVPDLVEKLNATKTAS, encoded by the coding sequence ATGAATACACACATTGAAGCTGTCCTCTTTGACAACGATGGCGTCATCGCCAATTCGGAAGAATTGTGGACGGAAATCGATACGCAATTCTTGAGCGAACACGGAATCGCTTATGCAGGCGAGCACAAAACCAACATCATTGGCACCAGCTTTCCTTCGGCTGTGGGTTTCTACCGCAACCGCTATGGCTTGCAGCCCAGCATCGAAGAACTGGTGCAGCGCCGCCATGCCATTGCCGACGATTTTTATACTTCGCGCATTGAACTGTTTCCCGATGTGACGCATGTTCTGAAAACATTGCACGCGCGGGGTATTCGAATCGCGCTTGGCACGAGCGCCATTCGCGCACTCGCCGAGCCGTTTTTGCAACGTCATGGCATCCATCATTACTTTGACGCCATCACGACGGGCGATGACGTCGCGCACGGCAAGCCCGCGCCCGATATTTACCTCAACGCCGCCGAAAAACTGGGCGTCGCACCGGCTAACTGTCTGGTTGTCGAAGATGCTCTGGCGGGCGTTGAAGCAGGCAAAAGTGCCGGAATGCGCGTCGCTGCCATTCCCGATGAGCGTTGGAATGACGTCACCAAGTACCACGGCTACGCCGACTTCGTCATGAAGAATCTGGGCGAAGTGCCCGATTTGGTTGAGAAACTGAACGCAACAAAAAC